The following proteins are encoded in a genomic region of Pseudoxanthomonas suwonensis 11-1:
- a CDS encoding sensor histidine kinase yields MLRRTLTLRLFLRLLPVLALAAALPWAFAYWINHGWMLAALSVAILLALMWWSLHRALAPLRALFRALAGSVNTYRDGEFNFGVHWESRDEVGDLVRAHSALGEVLRQQRQELAQRELLLDTMVQNTPVAMVLWAEGGDGLARVVYANLAARKLLNDGRKLEGQHMDQVLEGLPAELCEAVARGGDSLFGVRGEDSGDGPEEEEEVYHLSRRRFTLNGRRHELLLLRLLTPELRRQEVQTWKKVIRVISHELNNSLAPIASLAHSGAELVRRGKYERLGEVFATVEDRARHLEGFIRGYARFAKLPQPQLQAVDWADFLARLQRQIGFELDGEAADLRARIDVAQMEQAMLNLLKNAHEAGQEAQPAQDEVRVRLRRLPGWTRLEVLDRGPGMNEAVLQNALLPFYSTKRNGTGLGLALCREIIEAHGGRLSLQNRSDGGLCVAVMLPEP; encoded by the coding sequence ATGCTCCGCCGCACCCTGACCCTGCGACTCTTCCTGCGGCTGCTGCCGGTACTGGCGCTCGCCGCGGCGCTGCCGTGGGCCTTCGCCTACTGGATCAACCACGGCTGGATGCTGGCCGCGCTGTCGGTCGCGATCCTGCTGGCATTGATGTGGTGGAGCCTGCACCGCGCCCTGGCGCCGCTGCGGGCCCTGTTCCGCGCACTTGCCGGCAGCGTCAATACCTACCGCGACGGCGAGTTCAATTTCGGCGTGCACTGGGAGAGCCGCGACGAGGTCGGCGACCTGGTGCGCGCCCACTCCGCGCTGGGCGAGGTCCTGCGCCAGCAACGCCAGGAACTGGCGCAACGCGAGCTGCTGCTGGACACCATGGTCCAGAACACGCCGGTGGCGATGGTGCTGTGGGCCGAGGGCGGCGATGGCCTGGCGCGGGTGGTCTACGCCAACCTCGCCGCGCGCAAGCTGCTCAACGACGGGCGCAAGCTCGAAGGCCAGCACATGGACCAGGTGCTGGAAGGCCTTCCGGCCGAGCTGTGCGAGGCCGTGGCCCGTGGTGGCGACAGCCTGTTCGGCGTGCGCGGCGAGGACAGCGGAGACGGCCCGGAAGAGGAGGAAGAGGTCTACCACCTCTCCCGCCGCCGCTTCACCCTCAACGGCCGCCGCCACGAACTCCTGCTGCTGCGCCTGCTCACCCCCGAGCTGCGCCGCCAGGAAGTGCAGACCTGGAAGAAGGTGATCCGGGTGATCAGCCACGAGCTCAACAACTCGCTGGCACCGATCGCCTCGCTCGCCCACTCCGGCGCCGAACTGGTGCGGCGCGGGAAGTACGAGCGCCTGGGCGAGGTGTTCGCCACGGTCGAGGACCGTGCCCGCCACCTGGAAGGCTTCATCCGCGGCTACGCACGCTTCGCCAAGCTGCCGCAACCGCAGCTGCAGGCGGTGGACTGGGCCGATTTCCTGGCCCGCCTGCAGCGGCAGATCGGCTTCGAGCTGGACGGCGAGGCGGCCGACCTGCGCGCCCGGATCGACGTGGCGCAGATGGAGCAGGCCATGCTCAACCTGCTGAAGAACGCGCACGAGGCCGGCCAGGAAGCCCAGCCGGCGCAGGACGAGGTGCGCGTGCGCCTGCGCCGCCTGCCCGGCTGGACCCGGCTGGAAGTGCTGGACCGCGGTCCGGGCATGAACGAGGCGGTGCTGCAGAACGCGCTGCTTCCGTTCTATTCCACCAAGCGCAACGGCACCGGCCTGGGCCTGGCCCTGTGCCGCGAGATCATCGAGGCCCATGGCGGCCGCCTGTCGCTGCAGAACCGCTCCGACGGCGGCCTGTGCGTGGCG
- a CDS encoding efflux RND transporter periplasmic adaptor subunit, which yields MIPDTSAQDRPLSSAAGSRPAWRRWLLPAAGAAVVLALAGWVVSGWSAGSRSYDGSRIRIAEVKRGDLVRDISADGKVITANSPVLYAIAGGTVSLKVVAGDVVEKGQVLAVIDSPELHSKLVQEESTLASMEAEASRAQLDARIASLNARKARDQALIDHTAAQRDLERYERAHAGGAVSNNELARAQDELKKARIGLEAARSDAGLQEQGAALDARNKRLLADRQKAVVDELRRQVDLLTLRAPFDGQVGQVQVSQGTNVAINAPILGVVDLSEFEVEIRVPESFARDLGIGVPAQVTSQGKAWPAKVSAVSPEVVNGEVTARLRFDGGQQPPGLRQNQRLSTRIVLDTKKDVLMVERGPFVEQGGGNSAWVVEGRSAVRRPVQTGVSSLGYVEIVDGAKEGDRIVVSGSDQFGDAERVAIN from the coding sequence ATGATCCCCGACACCTCCGCCCAGGACCGCCCCCTCTCTTCCGCAGCCGGCAGCCGTCCGGCGTGGCGCCGCTGGCTGCTGCCGGCGGCCGGCGCGGCGGTCGTGCTGGCCCTGGCCGGCTGGGTGGTCTCCGGCTGGAGCGCCGGCTCGCGCTCCTACGACGGCTCGCGGATCCGCATCGCCGAGGTCAAGCGCGGCGACCTGGTCCGCGACATCTCCGCCGACGGCAAGGTGATCACCGCCAACAGCCCGGTGCTGTACGCCATCGCCGGAGGCACCGTGAGCCTGAAGGTGGTGGCCGGCGACGTGGTCGAGAAGGGCCAGGTGCTGGCGGTGATCGACAGCCCCGAGCTGCACAGCAAGCTGGTGCAGGAGGAATCGACCCTGGCCAGCATGGAGGCCGAGGCCAGCCGTGCCCAGCTGGATGCGCGCATCGCCAGCCTCAATGCGCGCAAGGCCCGCGACCAGGCCCTGATCGACCACACCGCAGCCCAGCGCGACCTGGAGCGCTACGAGCGCGCCCATGCCGGCGGCGCGGTCTCCAACAACGAGCTGGCCCGCGCCCAGGACGAGCTGAAGAAGGCCCGGATCGGCCTGGAGGCCGCGCGCAGCGATGCCGGCCTGCAGGAACAGGGCGCGGCGCTGGATGCGCGCAACAAGCGCCTGCTGGCCGACCGCCAGAAGGCGGTGGTCGATGAGCTGCGCCGCCAGGTCGACCTGCTGACCCTGCGCGCCCCGTTCGACGGCCAGGTCGGCCAGGTCCAGGTCTCGCAGGGCACCAACGTGGCGATCAATGCGCCGATCCTGGGCGTGGTCGACCTCAGCGAGTTCGAGGTCGAGATCCGGGTGCCGGAGAGCTTCGCCCGCGACCTGGGCATCGGCGTGCCGGCGCAGGTCACCAGCCAGGGCAAGGCCTGGCCGGCCAAGGTCTCGGCGGTGTCGCCGGAAGTGGTCAACGGCGAGGTCACCGCCCGCCTGCGCTTCGACGGGGGCCAGCAGCCGCCGGGCCTGCGCCAGAACCAGCGCCTGTCCACGCGGATCGTGCTGGACACCAAGAAGGACGTGCTGATGGTCGAGCGCGGTCCGTTCGTCGAGCAGGGCGGTGGCAACTCCGCCTGGGTCGTGGAAGGCCGCAGCGCGGTGCGTCGCCCGGTGCAGACCGGCGTCAGCAGCCTCGGCTACGTGGAGATCGTCGACGGCGCGAAGGAAGGCGACCGCATCGTGGTCTCCGGCTCCGACCAGTTCGGAGATGCAGAAAGGGTCGCAATCAATTGA
- a CDS encoding ABC transporter ATP-binding protein, whose protein sequence is MLEMRQVSKVYRTAMVETHALRSLDLHVREGEFVAVTGPSGSGKTTFLNIAGLLETFNDGDYLLDGENVRGMSDDARSKLRNRKIGFIFQGFNLIPDLNLFDNVDVPLRYRGLSAADRKARIEKALSQVGLASRMKHFPAELSGGQQQRVAIARALAGEPRLLLADEPTGNLDSQMARGVMELLEQINAEGTTIVMVTHDPELAARAQRNVHIVDGVATDLSLEPRHGRLRAANA, encoded by the coding sequence ATGCTGGAAATGCGCCAGGTCTCCAAGGTCTACCGCACCGCGATGGTCGAAACCCATGCGCTGCGTTCGCTCGACCTGCACGTCCGCGAGGGCGAGTTCGTGGCGGTCACCGGGCCTTCCGGCTCGGGCAAGACCACTTTCCTCAACATCGCCGGCCTGCTCGAGACCTTCAACGACGGCGACTACCTGCTCGATGGCGAGAACGTGCGCGGCATGTCCGACGACGCCCGCAGCAAGCTGCGCAACCGCAAGATCGGCTTCATCTTCCAGGGCTTCAACCTGATCCCCGACCTCAACCTGTTCGACAACGTCGACGTGCCGCTGCGCTACCGGGGCCTGTCGGCGGCCGACCGCAAGGCGCGGATCGAGAAGGCCCTGTCCCAGGTCGGCCTGGCCTCGCGCATGAAGCACTTCCCGGCCGAGCTGTCCGGCGGCCAGCAGCAGCGCGTGGCGATCGCCCGCGCCCTGGCCGGCGAGCCGCGCCTGCTGCTGGCGGACGAACCGACCGGCAACCTCGACTCGCAGATGGCACGCGGGGTGATGGAGCTGCTGGAGCAGATCAACGCAGAGGGCACCACCATCGTCATGGTCACCCACGACCCGGAACTGGCCGCGCGCGCGCAGCGCAACGTGCACATCGTCGACGGCGTGGCCACCGACCTGTCGCTGGAGCCGCGCCACGGCCGCCTGCGGGCCGCCAACGCCTGA
- a CDS encoding ABC transporter permease, producing the protein MFAYYFNLALRSFRRDKALTALMVLAIALGIGACMTTLTVFHVLSGDPIPTKSDRLFYVQLDPAEMMGYTPGEEPSAQVTRYDAEALLREKRGLRQAMMTGGNVSVTPERDGLPPFLGTARYTSADFFPMFETPMQYGQGWSANEDEAHARVAVISKSLNERVFGGGNSVGKQLRLDQADFTVVGVIDEWRPTPRFYDMYSDQYGQLEDVFLPFSTSRDLKMSRSGSMDCWGDSGGDATTINAPCVWIQYWVELESAGKAGEYRDYLVNYSDQQRAAGRYKRPTNVRLRNAMELLEFNRVVPRDVVMQLWLGFGFLLVCLVNTVGLLLAKFLRRGSEIGVRRALGASRKAIFAQCLVEAGTVGLAGGILGLVLSLLGLWGVRQQPASYAELAHLNLGMLLLTFVLAVVASVLAGLLPAWRAMQVTPAIQLKSQ; encoded by the coding sequence ATGTTCGCCTACTACTTCAACCTGGCCCTGCGCAGCTTCCGCCGCGACAAGGCCCTGACCGCGCTGATGGTGCTGGCCATCGCCCTGGGCATCGGCGCGTGCATGACCACGCTGACCGTGTTCCACGTGCTGTCCGGCGACCCGATCCCGACCAAGAGCGACCGCCTGTTCTACGTCCAGCTCGACCCGGCCGAGATGATGGGTTACACCCCCGGCGAGGAACCCTCCGCCCAGGTCACCCGCTACGACGCCGAGGCCCTGCTGCGCGAGAAGCGTGGCCTGCGGCAGGCGATGATGACCGGCGGCAACGTCTCGGTAACGCCCGAGCGTGACGGCCTGCCGCCGTTCCTGGGCACCGCGCGCTACACCAGCGCCGACTTCTTCCCGATGTTCGAGACCCCGATGCAGTACGGCCAGGGCTGGAGCGCCAACGAGGACGAGGCCCATGCGCGGGTCGCGGTGATCTCGAAATCGCTCAACGAGCGCGTGTTCGGCGGCGGCAACAGCGTCGGCAAGCAGCTGCGCCTGGACCAGGCCGACTTCACCGTGGTCGGCGTGATCGACGAATGGCGGCCCACGCCGCGCTTCTACGACATGTACAGCGACCAGTACGGCCAGCTGGAGGACGTGTTCCTGCCCTTCAGCACCTCGCGCGACCTGAAGATGTCCCGCAGCGGCAGCATGGACTGCTGGGGCGACAGCGGCGGCGATGCGACCACGATCAACGCGCCCTGCGTGTGGATCCAGTACTGGGTCGAGCTGGAATCGGCCGGCAAGGCCGGCGAGTACCGCGACTACCTGGTCAACTACTCCGACCAGCAGCGCGCGGCCGGCCGCTACAAGCGCCCGACCAACGTGCGCCTGCGCAACGCGATGGAACTGCTGGAGTTCAATCGGGTCGTGCCTCGGGACGTGGTGATGCAGCTGTGGCTGGGCTTCGGCTTCCTGCTGGTGTGCCTGGTCAACACCGTGGGCCTGCTGCTGGCCAAGTTCCTGCGCCGCGGCAGCGAGATCGGCGTGCGCCGCGCCCTGGGCGCCTCGCGCAAGGCGATCTTCGCCCAGTGCCTGGTCGAGGCCGGCACGGTCGGACTGGCCGGCGGCATCCTCGGCCTGGTGCTGTCGCTGCTCGGCCTGTGGGGCGTGCGCCAGCAGCCGGCCAGCTACGCCGAGCTGGCCCACCTGAACCTGGGCATGCTGCTGCTGACCTTCGTCCTGGCCGTGGTCGCCAGCGTGCTCGCCGGGCTGCTGCCCGCCTGGCGCGCCATGCAGGTCACGCCCGCCATCCAGCTCAAGAGCCAGTAA
- a CDS encoding sigma-54-dependent transcriptional regulator, which translates to MSTILVIDDNPAVATALEVLFSLHDIATVHAIGPEEGLALLEREPVDLVIQDMNFTADTTSGDEGRELFAAIRDRHPDLPVILLTAWTHLESAVELIKAGAADYVAKPWQDAKLLATVNNLLELSEARRELDQRRHGERRRREDLTRRYDLRGAVFADPASERVVALACQVARSELPVLITGPNGSGKEKIAEIIQANSPMRDGPFVTLNCGALPADLIEAELFGAEAGAYTGANKAREGKFEAADGGTLFLDEIGNLPAAGQMKLLRVLETGRFARLGSNRERQVRVRVVSATNADLPAMIREGGFREDLYYRLNTIELSMPPLGERPGDVLPLAEHFGAGGKPLSPAAVAALQRHSWPGNVRELRNVIQRAQLLATGPRIEPDDLALPRAQATRPGPAREPEREQIEAALQRAGGVIAQAAAELGMSRQALYRRMERHGLKSP; encoded by the coding sequence ATGTCCACCATCCTGGTCATCGACGACAACCCGGCCGTCGCCACCGCGCTGGAAGTGCTGTTCTCGCTGCACGACATCGCCACCGTGCATGCCATTGGCCCGGAGGAAGGGCTGGCCCTGCTCGAGCGCGAGCCGGTGGACCTGGTGATCCAGGACATGAACTTCACCGCCGACACCACCTCCGGCGACGAGGGCCGCGAGCTGTTCGCCGCGATCCGCGACCGCCACCCGGACCTGCCGGTGATCCTGCTCACCGCGTGGACCCATCTGGAAAGCGCGGTGGAACTGATCAAGGCCGGTGCCGCCGACTACGTGGCAAAGCCCTGGCAGGACGCCAAGCTGCTGGCCACGGTCAACAACCTGCTGGAGCTGTCCGAGGCGCGGCGCGAGCTGGACCAGCGCCGCCACGGCGAGCGCCGCCGGCGCGAGGACCTCACCCGCCGCTACGACCTGCGTGGCGCGGTATTCGCCGACCCGGCCAGCGAGCGGGTGGTTGCGCTGGCCTGCCAGGTGGCGCGCTCGGAACTGCCGGTGCTGATCACCGGACCCAACGGCAGTGGCAAGGAGAAGATCGCCGAGATCATCCAGGCCAACTCGCCGATGCGCGACGGCCCGTTCGTGACCCTCAACTGCGGCGCGCTGCCGGCCGACCTGATCGAGGCCGAACTGTTTGGCGCCGAAGCCGGCGCCTACACCGGCGCCAACAAGGCGCGCGAGGGCAAGTTCGAGGCCGCCGACGGCGGCACCCTGTTCCTGGACGAGATCGGCAACCTGCCGGCCGCCGGGCAGATGAAGCTGCTGCGGGTGCTGGAGACCGGCCGCTTCGCGCGGCTCGGCTCCAACCGCGAACGCCAGGTGCGGGTACGCGTGGTCAGCGCCACCAATGCCGACCTGCCGGCGATGATCCGCGAGGGCGGGTTCCGCGAAGACCTGTACTACCGGCTCAACACCATCGAGCTGTCGATGCCGCCGCTGGGGGAGCGTCCCGGCGACGTGCTGCCGCTGGCCGAGCACTTCGGCGCCGGCGGCAAGCCGCTGTCGCCGGCGGCGGTCGCGGCGCTGCAGCGCCATTCCTGGCCGGGCAATGTGCGCGAGCTGCGCAACGTGATCCAGCGCGCGCAGCTGCTGGCGACCGGCCCGCGGATCGAGCCGGACGACCTGGCCCTGCCACGCGCGCAGGCCACCCGCCCGGGACCGGCGCGCGAGCCGGAACGCGAGCAGATCGAGGCCGCCCTGCAGCGTGCCGGCGGGGTGATCGCCCAGGCCGCCGCGGAACTGGGCATGAGCCGCCAGGCGCTGTACCGGCGCATGGAGCGCCATGGCCTCAAGAGTCCCTGA
- a CDS encoding ABC transporter permease, translating to MDIRPILSTLLRHRTAASLIVIEVALTCAIICNALFMISDRITEVRETSGLVEDELVRIQITSVGNDPEEDARTRSDLAALRALPGVKAATVTNQVPFVNSSWNNGVRLDADQQQVTMNAAMYMAEEQFLETLGLKLVAGRAFTPDEYKDAASLMAGLSEGSLPSAIVTRKMAERLWPGEDPIGKGFYSGDEQPTRVVGVVEHLVRPSQLGGPSAREYSMILPLRPHYNIGGNYVIRTDPDRRQEVLEAARKVLQANGADRIILEDQTKTFEELRSEYYQGPRSMAWLLGIVCVALLLITALGIIGLASFWVQQRTKQIGIRRALGATRGQVLRYFQTENFLLASIGIALGMLLAFAINQVLMGKYELARLPLYYLPAGAVLLWVLGQLAVYAPARRAASIPPATATRSV from the coding sequence ATGGACATCCGCCCCATCCTTTCCACCCTGCTGCGGCACCGGACCGCCGCCTCGCTGATCGTCATCGAGGTCGCGCTGACCTGCGCCATCATCTGCAACGCGCTGTTCATGATCAGCGACCGCATCACCGAGGTCCGCGAGACCAGCGGCCTGGTCGAGGACGAGCTGGTGCGCATCCAGATCACCAGCGTCGGCAACGACCCCGAGGAGGACGCGCGCACCCGCAGCGACCTGGCCGCGCTGCGCGCCCTCCCCGGGGTCAAGGCCGCCACGGTCACCAACCAGGTGCCGTTCGTGAACTCGTCCTGGAACAACGGCGTGCGCCTGGACGCCGACCAGCAGCAGGTCACGATGAACGCGGCCATGTACATGGCCGAGGAACAGTTCCTCGAGACCCTGGGCCTGAAGCTGGTCGCCGGCCGTGCGTTCACGCCTGACGAGTACAAGGACGCCGCCAGCCTGATGGCGGGGCTGTCCGAAGGCAGCCTCCCCTCGGCGATCGTCACCCGCAAGATGGCCGAGCGGCTGTGGCCGGGCGAGGACCCGATCGGCAAGGGCTTCTACAGCGGCGACGAGCAGCCCACCCGCGTGGTCGGCGTGGTCGAGCACCTGGTCCGGCCCAGCCAGCTGGGCGGCCCCAGCGCGCGCGAGTACTCGATGATCCTGCCGCTGCGCCCGCACTACAACATCGGCGGCAACTACGTGATCCGCACCGATCCCGACCGCCGCCAGGAGGTGCTGGAGGCGGCCAGGAAGGTGCTGCAGGCCAATGGTGCCGACCGCATCATCCTGGAGGACCAGACCAAGACCTTCGAGGAGCTGCGCTCGGAGTACTACCAAGGTCCGCGCTCGATGGCATGGCTGCTGGGCATCGTCTGCGTCGCCCTGCTGCTGATCACCGCGCTGGGCATCATCGGCCTGGCCAGCTTCTGGGTGCAGCAGCGCACCAAGCAGATCGGCATCCGCCGCGCGCTTGGCGCCACCCGCGGCCAGGTGCTGCGCTACTTCCAGACCGAGAACTTCCTGCTGGCCTCCATCGGCATCGCCCTGGGCATGCTGCTGGCATTCGCCATCAACCAGGTGCTGATGGGCAAGTACGAGCTGGCGCGGCTGCCGCTGTACTACCTCCCCGCCGGCGCGGTGCTGCTGTGGGTACTGGGCCAGCTGGCGGTCTACGCCCCCGCCCGGCGTGCGGCCTCGATCCCGCCGGCCACGGCGACCCGCAGCGTATGA